The nucleotide sequence ATGGATGTCGAGCGTCGTCGTCATGGTGGTCTTCTGTTCCTGCATCGTCGTCATTGTTGGGGGGGAGCCTTCTCCAGCGCCTTCAGTCGTTCGCGCAGGCTGTGCAACTGCTTGAGCGTTGCGGCGTTCTTTTCCCAGGTCGCATTGTCATCGATGGGGAACATGCCGGTGTACTGGCCGGCCTTGCGGATGGAGCGTGTCACCACGGTGGCGGCGGACACGTGGACGCCGTCGGCCACGCTCAGGTGGCCCAGCACGATGGCACCGCCGCCGAAGGTGCAGTTGGCGCCGATGGTCGCGCTGCCGGCCACGCCGACGCAGCCCGCCATCGCGGTGTTGCGGCCCACGCGCACGTTGTGGCCGATCTGGATCAGGTTGTCGAGCTTCACGCCGTCCTCGAGCACGGTGTCGTCGAGCGCGCCGCGGTCGATGCAGGTGTTGGCGCCGATCTCGACGTCGTTGCCGATGCGCACCGCGCCCAGCTGCTCGATCTTGACCCAGCCCTCCTTGCTCGGCGCGAGGCCGAAGCCGTCGGCACCGACAACCACGCCCGGATGCAGCAGGCAGCGCTCGCCGATCGTGCAGTCCTCGCTCACGGTGACGCGCGACTTCAGCACCGTGCCGGCACCGATGCGCGCCCCGCGCTCGACCACGCACAGCGCGCCGATGCGGGCCGTGGGATCGACCCGCGCCTCGGGATGGACGACGGCCGAGGGATGGATGCGCTCGGCCTCGGGCCGCGCATGGCTCGCCTTCCACAGCTGCGTGAGCCGTGCGAAATAGAGGTAGGGATCGGGCGCGACGATGTAGGCGCCGCGCGCGGCGGCCGCCTCGCTCATCGCGGGCGACACGATCACGCAGGCGGCCTTGGAGGCCGCGAGTTCCTGCTGGTACTTGGGATGGCTCAGGAAGCTGAGCGCATCGGGCTGTGCATTCTGGAGCGGGGACAGGCGCTCGATGGACAGCGTCGCATCGCCATGAAGCTCGCCCCCGAGGGCGTCAACGATGGCTCCTAGCTGCAGTGCCACGCCGGTACGCGGCGTTACTTGCCGCCCGTGGGCGAGGAAGCGGACGAGGGCGTGCTCACCGAGGCGTTGAGCGCCTTGATCACCTTGTCGGTGATGTCGTGCTTCGGATTGATGTAGATCGCTTCCTGCAGGATCGCGTCGTACTTCTCGGCTTCGGCGACCTGCTTGACCACGCGATTGGCACGGTCGTAGACCTGCTGCAGCTCTTCGTTCTTGCGCGCGTTGAGGTCTTCCTGGAACTCGCGGCGGCGACGCTGGAAGTCGCGGTCCTGCTCGATCAGCGTGCGCTGGCGCGCGGCACGCTGGCTCTCGGGCAGGGTCACGGCCTCGCGCTCGAACTTCTCGGACGCGGCCTTCAGGGCATCGCCCTGCGCGGTCAGGTCCTTTTCGCGCTTGAGGAACTCGGCCTCGAGCTTGGCCTGCGCCGTCTTCGCGGGCTGCGCCTCGCGCAGCACGCGATCGGGATTGACGAAGCCGATACGAAATGTTTCCTGCGCCTGCGCCCATGCGGGCGCCGCGAGCCATGCCATCGCGGGAATCAGCAACGCGCCTGCCGTGGCGCGAATCAAATGCGTCATTAGAAAGAGGTTCCGATCTGGAATTGCAGGCGCTGGATTCTATCCT is from Variovorax paradoxus and encodes:
- the lpxD gene encoding UDP-3-O-(3-hydroxymyristoyl)glucosamine N-acyltransferase, with the translated sequence MALQLGAIVDALGGELHGDATLSIERLSPLQNAQPDALSFLSHPKYQQELAASKAACVIVSPAMSEAAAARGAYIVAPDPYLYFARLTQLWKASHARPEAERIHPSAVVHPEARVDPTARIGALCVVERGARIGAGTVLKSRVTVSEDCTIGERCLLHPGVVVGADGFGLAPSKEGWVKIEQLGAVRIGNDVEIGANTCIDRGALDDTVLEDGVKLDNLIQIGHNVRVGRNTAMAGCVGVAGSATIGANCTFGGGAIVLGHLSVADGVHVSAATVVTRSIRKAGQYTGMFPIDDNATWEKNAATLKQLHSLRERLKALEKAPPQQ
- a CDS encoding OmpH family outer membrane protein, whose protein sequence is MTHLIRATAGALLIPAMAWLAAPAWAQAQETFRIGFVNPDRVLREAQPAKTAQAKLEAEFLKREKDLTAQGDALKAASEKFEREAVTLPESQRAARQRTLIEQDRDFQRRRREFQEDLNARKNEELQQVYDRANRVVKQVAEAEKYDAILQEAIYINPKHDITDKVIKALNASVSTPSSASSPTGGK